A stretch of Caenibius tardaugens NBRC 16725 DNA encodes these proteins:
- a CDS encoding ComEC/Rec2 family competence protein, translated as MAGHVPLVPISGDESGDNAAVQRPWRKTFPLSSIADAAESFLVHAGLDRGPWLVVAFAVGIALWFLLPAPEYWISALTMCVLFSMCAWQIGHKNERWPHVFLAMAAVPVMIAGGLTTVWVRSVIVGTDAVAAPDTAVVHARVLERHEQPGEGRIRLVLAAREPGTDRAVKVRLNLPQEHDDPSIVEGALIHVKARLMPPSPPMLPGAYDFARAAWFKGLAATGSVVGPVTVVEAGEGNLGLPGVQRQLAAHIREQLQGSPGAIAAALASGDRGAIAKADEQAMRDSGLTHLLSISGLHVSAVIGAVYVLTLKILALWPWFALRVRLPLVAAGFGAIAGIGYTLLTGSDVPTVRSCIGAILVLMALALGREPLSLRMVAVAMFCVLLLWPEALIGPSFQMSFAAVITIVALHMAKPVKAFLAPREEHGVVWVGRRFVMLLLTGLAIELALAPIVLFHFHRAGLYGAFANVIGIPLTTFATMPLIALALVLDLVGMGGPVWWLAGKSLELLLFIAHFTASQPGAVAAMPAMAVGTFALFVAGGLWLALWRGRVRLLGLFPMAVASVLVLTASAPDILISGDGRHLGIVGERERLIVLRDSRSSYAKDNLLELSGMQGDPLILSQWPGARCSPEFCTAIVTRGHQAYVLLAARNRTRVDVRMLARACAQADIVVADRYLPRNCQPRWIKADKGMLAESGGMAIYLDRHRVETVAQTQGQHGWWRGGSARSSEEPARTTPP; from the coding sequence ATGGCCGGTCATGTCCCTTTGGTGCCGATTTCCGGCGATGAATCCGGGGACAATGCTGCGGTGCAGCGCCCTTGGCGAAAAACCTTTCCGTTGTCCAGTATTGCCGACGCTGCAGAGTCATTTCTCGTTCATGCGGGATTGGATCGTGGTCCATGGCTGGTCGTCGCCTTTGCGGTGGGAATCGCGCTGTGGTTCCTCCTTCCGGCACCGGAATATTGGATTTCTGCGCTGACGATGTGCGTACTTTTCAGCATGTGTGCGTGGCAAATTGGGCACAAAAATGAGCGTTGGCCGCACGTGTTCCTCGCCATGGCGGCAGTCCCCGTCATGATTGCGGGTGGCCTGACGACCGTTTGGGTGCGCTCGGTCATAGTGGGAACAGACGCGGTGGCGGCCCCCGACACCGCTGTCGTGCACGCCCGGGTTCTCGAACGGCACGAGCAGCCGGGAGAAGGGCGGATTCGACTTGTGCTGGCGGCCAGAGAGCCTGGCACCGACAGGGCGGTTAAAGTCCGGCTTAACCTGCCGCAGGAACACGATGATCCCAGCATTGTCGAAGGGGCGCTCATCCATGTGAAAGCGCGGCTGATGCCGCCTTCGCCGCCGATGTTACCGGGCGCCTACGATTTTGCGCGCGCAGCCTGGTTCAAGGGACTGGCTGCGACGGGTAGCGTGGTGGGGCCGGTTACCGTGGTGGAAGCCGGCGAGGGGAATCTGGGGCTCCCCGGGGTGCAACGCCAGCTTGCTGCCCATATTCGCGAGCAGTTACAGGGTTCGCCAGGGGCAATCGCCGCAGCATTGGCCAGCGGTGATCGGGGCGCGATTGCCAAAGCGGATGAGCAGGCGATGCGCGATTCCGGTCTGACGCATCTTTTGTCAATCAGCGGCCTGCATGTCAGTGCGGTGATCGGGGCGGTATACGTCCTTACCCTGAAAATCCTGGCCTTGTGGCCGTGGTTTGCCCTCCGGGTACGGCTACCTCTGGTGGCGGCCGGGTTCGGCGCGATCGCTGGCATCGGTTATACGTTGCTGACCGGGTCTGACGTGCCCACGGTGCGCAGTTGCATCGGTGCGATCCTCGTTCTTATGGCTCTGGCGCTAGGCAGGGAACCGTTATCGTTGCGGATGGTGGCTGTCGCCATGTTCTGCGTCCTGCTGTTATGGCCCGAAGCCTTGATTGGTCCCAGTTTCCAGATGAGCTTTGCCGCTGTTATCACCATTGTCGCGCTGCATATGGCCAAGCCGGTCAAGGCGTTTCTCGCCCCCCGGGAAGAGCATGGAGTGGTCTGGGTCGGACGACGCTTCGTCATGCTCCTGTTAACGGGGTTGGCAATCGAACTGGCTCTTGCCCCTATCGTGCTGTTCCACTTTCACCGGGCAGGGCTTTATGGCGCGTTTGCCAACGTTATCGGCATTCCACTTACCACATTTGCGACCATGCCATTGATTGCTCTGGCGCTGGTGCTCGACCTTGTGGGTATGGGAGGGCCAGTCTGGTGGCTGGCAGGAAAATCACTCGAACTCTTGCTGTTTATCGCTCATTTTACGGCAAGCCAGCCGGGGGCGGTGGCGGCCATGCCTGCCATGGCCGTCGGAACTTTTGCCCTGTTCGTGGCAGGTGGGCTATGGCTGGCGTTGTGGCGTGGCCGTGTGCGGTTGCTCGGTCTGTTTCCTATGGCGGTAGCAAGCGTTCTGGTTTTGACCGCCTCCGCCCCCGATATCCTGATTTCCGGCGATGGCCGACATCTCGGCATTGTCGGGGAGCGGGAGCGTCTGATTGTGTTGCGCGACAGCCGTAGCAGCTATGCGAAGGACAACCTGCTCGAATTGTCAGGCATGCAAGGCGATCCGCTGATCCTGTCGCAATGGCCCGGGGCGCGGTGCAGTCCGGAGTTCTGTACCGCGATCGTGACGCGTGGCCATCAGGCGTATGTGCTGCTGGCCGCCCGCAATCGCACACGGGTGGACGTACGCATGCTGGCCCGAGCCTGCGCGCAGGCGGATATTGTGGTTGCGGATCGTTACCTGCCCCGCAATTGCCAGCCCCGCTGGATCAAGGCTGACAAAGGCATGCTGGCCGAGAGCGGCGGTATGGCGATCTATCTCGACCGGCACCGGGTCGAGACCGTGGCGCAAACGCAAGGACAGCATGGATGGTGGCGGGGGGGATCGGCCAGATCATCGGAGGAACCGGCCCGGACCACACCCCCATAG
- a CDS encoding zinc-dependent alcohol dehydrogenase family protein produces MRAYQFSSSAPLEGVYGAAIGIEQVERDAGQPGPGAVQVAVKANALNFVDLITLQGAFPVDGRIPLLDGAGEVIAVGDGVTRFAVGDRVVANPHANWLAGPPTPDTTGLVLGIMADGMLAETVTLAESMLVHLPDAISFTQGASLPCAGLSAWSSLVGGPSRYSVAPGSTVLTQGTGGVSLFAVQFAKAMGCRVIATTSTAAKAERLKALGADHVINYNERPDWGVAVLELTGGIGADLVVEVGGPNTLPQSIIAAKVGGRIAMVGIVGGMGSIDFMQMLPINHKVLTLYANGMGNRQDLVDMLRFVEANAIEPVIDSTFTFDQAADAYRHFASRGHIGKVLITHPA; encoded by the coding sequence ATGAGGGCCTATCAATTCAGCAGTTCTGCGCCGCTCGAAGGCGTCTATGGTGCCGCGATCGGGATCGAACAGGTTGAACGCGATGCGGGGCAGCCCGGCCCAGGCGCGGTGCAGGTAGCGGTAAAGGCCAATGCGCTCAACTTCGTCGATCTTATCACCTTGCAGGGCGCTTTCCCGGTCGATGGCCGCATTCCCCTGCTCGACGGCGCGGGCGAAGTGATCGCTGTCGGCGACGGCGTAACCCGCTTTGCCGTAGGTGACCGCGTTGTCGCCAATCCGCATGCCAACTGGCTTGCCGGGCCGCCAACACCGGACACCACCGGGCTGGTTCTGGGCATCATGGCGGACGGCATGCTGGCCGAAACCGTAACACTTGCGGAAAGCATGCTGGTACACCTGCCCGATGCCATCAGCTTCACGCAGGGGGCCAGTCTGCCCTGTGCCGGACTCAGCGCGTGGAGTAGTCTGGTCGGTGGGCCAAGCCGCTACAGTGTCGCCCCGGGCAGCACGGTACTCACACAGGGAACCGGCGGCGTCTCACTGTTCGCTGTGCAGTTTGCCAAAGCTATGGGCTGCCGTGTGATTGCCACCACATCCACTGCGGCCAAGGCCGAACGCCTGAAAGCGCTGGGTGCCGATCACGTGATCAATTACAACGAACGGCCGGATTGGGGCGTTGCCGTACTCGAACTGACCGGGGGGATCGGCGCAGATCTGGTCGTCGAAGTGGGCGGCCCGAACACCCTGCCGCAATCGATCATCGCGGCCAAGGTCGGCGGGCGGATCGCCATGGTTGGTATTGTCGGCGGCATGGGATCGATCGATTTCATGCAAATGCTGCCGATCAACCACAAGGTTTTGACGCTCTATGCCAATGGTATGGGCAATCGGCAGGATCTGGTCGACATGCTGCGTTTCGTGGAAGCCAACGCGATCGAACCCGTCATCGATTCCACCTTCACCTTCGATCAGGCTGCGGATGCCTATCGCCATTTCGCCAGTCGTGGCCACATCGGCAAAGTGTTGATCACGCACCCGGCCTGA
- the moaC gene encoding cyclic pyranopterin monophosphate synthase MoaC — MNGLTHLDDQGQARMVDIGGKQATKRQAVASGRIRMNPQALAAIRDGDAPKGDVLAAARIAGIMAAKKTGDLIPLCHPLALDAVTLDFAFEDGALRVTATASLTGKTGVEMEAMTATSIALLTIYDMTKALDKGMIVDEIRLLSKSGGKSGDWTAATA, encoded by the coding sequence ATGAATGGATTGACCCACCTCGACGATCAGGGGCAAGCGCGCATGGTCGATATCGGCGGCAAGCAAGCGACCAAGCGACAGGCCGTCGCCAGCGGGCGTATCCGTATGAACCCGCAAGCGCTGGCGGCGATCCGTGACGGCGATGCCCCAAAGGGTGATGTGCTCGCCGCGGCACGCATCGCGGGGATCATGGCCGCCAAGAAGACGGGCGACCTTATCCCGCTGTGCCATCCGCTCGCGCTTGATGCCGTTACGCTCGATTTCGCATTCGAGGACGGCGCGCTCAGAGTGACAGCCACAGCGTCTCTGACCGGTAAGACGGGTGTGGAAATGGAAGCCATGACAGCAACTTCCATTGCACTCCTGACAATTTACGACATGACCAAGGCGCTCGACAAGGGCATGATCGTCGACGAAATCCGCCTGCTCTCCAAAAGCGGGGGGAAATCGGGCGACTGGACCGCCGCGACCGCATGA
- a CDS encoding molybdopterin molybdotransferase MoeA has protein sequence MSSALSLPDAQAQLLALAQPLAVETVAADEALGRYLAAPLHARRTQPPADLSAMDGYALGDTDSHGPWRIIGESAAGHPFDGPVAAGEAVRISTGAILPEGAQTVLLQEDATREGTTLTLSGDAPVQGRHIRRAGFDFSEGQALRDAGIKVTPAVLALTLAAGHATLPVRQKPRIVLIDSGDELAADPTQCARHQIPASNGPMLQAMLASLPCTVTRIGPVADTLDALAAALDAAREADLIVTSGGASVGDHDLIRPALEAWGAKIAFWRVAMKPGKPLMVARRNTGDSEQLVLGLPGNPVSSYVTAFLFLLPLVRALLGSGQPLPTQAQTVVTADLGAGGKRLEFLRGIWDGNTVIPLSEQDSSGLHALSVANALIERPAMGAAQAAGSPVRIYRLENG, from the coding sequence ATGAGTTCGGCTCTGTCCTTGCCCGATGCGCAGGCACAGCTTCTGGCGCTGGCCCAGCCATTGGCCGTGGAAACAGTCGCCGCCGACGAAGCATTGGGCCGTTATCTCGCCGCGCCCTTGCACGCCCGCCGAACACAGCCGCCCGCCGATCTGTCTGCGATGGACGGCTATGCTTTGGGCGATACCGACAGCCATGGTCCATGGCGGATCATCGGGGAAAGTGCGGCGGGCCACCCATTTGATGGGCCCGTTGCAGCGGGAGAAGCCGTGCGGATTTCCACCGGTGCCATCCTCCCCGAAGGTGCGCAGACCGTTCTCTTGCAAGAAGACGCCACGCGCGAAGGCACAACGCTTACGCTTTCCGGCGATGCCCCGGTCCAGGGGCGCCATATCCGCCGGGCTGGATTCGATTTCTCTGAAGGGCAGGCACTGCGCGATGCCGGGATAAAAGTGACTCCGGCTGTTCTGGCACTGACCCTCGCCGCGGGCCACGCCACGCTCCCGGTCCGCCAAAAGCCGCGTATCGTGCTGATCGACAGCGGCGATGAACTCGCGGCTGATCCCACGCAATGCGCCCGCCACCAGATTCCCGCCAGCAACGGCCCGATGCTGCAAGCGATGCTGGCAAGCCTGCCTTGCACCGTTACACGGATCGGCCCGGTGGCCGACACGCTTGATGCGCTCGCAGCCGCCTTGGATGCGGCGCGGGAGGCCGATCTGATTGTCACCAGCGGCGGCGCATCGGTAGGCGATCACGATCTTATCAGGCCAGCGCTGGAAGCCTGGGGCGCGAAAATCGCCTTTTGGCGGGTCGCGATGAAGCCCGGCAAACCGCTGATGGTGGCCCGGCGGAACACGGGCGATAGCGAACAACTCGTATTGGGCCTGCCCGGTAATCCGGTGTCGAGCTATGTCACCGCATTCCTGTTTCTTCTTCCGCTCGTACGTGCCTTGCTCGGGTCCGGGCAACCTTTGCCGACGCAGGCACAAACGGTTGTGACAGCCGATCTCGGCGCTGGTGGGAAACGCCTAGAATTCCTGCGCGGCATCTGGGATGGAAACACGGTCATCCCTCTCTCGGAACAGGACAGCAGCGGCCTGCACGCCCTGTCCGTCGCTAACGCGCTGATCGAACGCCCCGCGATGGGGGCCGCACAGGCCGCCGGATCGCCTGTCAGAATATATCGCCTCGAGAATGGCTGA
- the gltX gene encoding glutamate--tRNA ligase has translation MASASDKPVVTRFAPSPTGFLHIGGARTALFNWLFARHHGGKALLRIEDTDRARSTQPAIDAIIAGLDWMGLDWDGETVFQSEREARHAEVANQLLAAGHAYRCYATPEELEEMRAAQRAAKQPLRYDGRWRDRAPSEAPADAPYVVRLKTPQDGETVIHDAVQGTVTVKNSEIDDYILLRSDGTPTYMLAVVVDDHDMGVTHIIRGDDHLNNAFRQLPIIRAMQAIEGGWDDPVYAHIPLIHGSEGAKLSKRHGALGVEAYRDEMGILPEALFNYLLRLGWGYGDKEVVARDEAIALFDLGGVGKSPARFDIKKLQNLNGLYIREADDARLAALAAERIGPQADVALLQQAMPALKMRAKDINELADGAAFLFKSRPLEMTEKAAALLDADARALLSQVSARFGNEIDWTSEALEANLKTMAEELGLGLGKLAQPLRAALTGQTTSPGIFDVLVLLGKEESLARIDAQALPGGAG, from the coding sequence ATGGCAAGCGCTAGCGACAAACCCGTCGTCACCCGCTTTGCCCCATCGCCAACGGGGTTCCTGCACATCGGCGGTGCCCGCACCGCTCTTTTCAATTGGTTATTTGCGCGCCATCACGGTGGCAAGGCTCTGCTGCGGATTGAAGATACCGATCGCGCCCGATCGACCCAACCCGCGATCGACGCGATTATCGCCGGTCTCGACTGGATGGGACTCGACTGGGACGGAGAGACTGTCTTCCAGTCCGAACGCGAGGCCCGCCATGCCGAAGTGGCCAACCAGTTGCTGGCGGCTGGCCATGCTTATCGTTGCTACGCCACGCCGGAAGAACTCGAAGAGATGCGCGCAGCCCAGCGTGCTGCCAAGCAGCCCTTGCGTTATGACGGGCGCTGGCGTGACCGTGCCCCTTCGGAAGCGCCGGCCGACGCCCCCTACGTCGTTCGCCTGAAAACGCCGCAAGACGGCGAAACCGTGATTCACGATGCGGTACAGGGCACGGTAACGGTCAAGAATTCCGAGATCGACGATTACATCCTGCTGCGTTCTGATGGCACGCCCACTTATATGTTGGCAGTTGTCGTCGACGACCACGACATGGGTGTCACGCATATCATTCGCGGTGACGACCATCTGAACAATGCCTTCCGCCAGTTGCCCATTATCCGGGCGATGCAGGCCATCGAAGGCGGTTGGGACGATCCGGTTTACGCCCATATTCCGCTGATCCACGGTTCGGAAGGCGCGAAACTTTCCAAGCGTCACGGCGCATTGGGGGTCGAAGCCTATCGTGATGAGATGGGCATCCTGCCAGAAGCGCTGTTCAACTACCTGCTGCGGCTTGGCTGGGGTTATGGTGACAAGGAAGTGGTCGCCCGCGACGAAGCGATTGCCCTGTTCGATCTGGGCGGCGTCGGCAAAAGCCCTGCCCGGTTCGACATCAAGAAGCTACAGAACCTCAACGGGCTCTATATCCGTGAAGCGGACGATGCCCGTCTTGCCGCGCTTGCGGCGGAACGTATCGGTCCGCAGGCTGATGTCGCCCTGCTGCAACAGGCCATGCCTGCGCTAAAAATGCGGGCCAAGGATATCAACGAACTGGCCGATGGCGCCGCATTCCTGTTCAAGAGCCGCCCGCTCGAGATGACGGAAAAAGCGGCGGCTTTGCTGGATGCCGATGCACGCGCGCTACTGTCGCAGGTTTCCGCGCGGTTCGGCAACGAAATTGACTGGACAAGCGAAGCCCTCGAAGCCAATCTGAAAACGATGGCGGAAGAACTTGGGCTTGGCCTGGGCAAACTTGCGCAACCGCTTCGGGCGGCGCTTACAGGGCAAACAACCTCACCAGGCATATTCGATGTACTGGTGCTGCTTGGGAAAGAGGAAAGCCTGGCGCGGATTGACGCGCAGGCCCTTCCGGGCGGCGCGGGTTGA
- a CDS encoding phosphodiester glycosidase family protein, producing MKRASALAALIALSACGQQSGAPTPDTKPKAETKDESKTIRQSACRADRFEDIPLTVCEADPARHRIRMDLGPGDSDGDDNDDGKPYRSLATFAANHALIASRMAFVVNGGMFDEQGQPVGYYVEGGKERKALNRNEGPGNFHLLPNGIFYGTGGKWAVQATEDFAALEGPAPDFATQSGPMLVIDGKLHPDITTDGMSTNIRNGVGVDKQGHAFFVMSDGPLSFGKLARYFRDKLKTPNALYLDGKVSALWDPATGRLDSTAPLGPLIVVEQSGKGTP from the coding sequence GTGAAACGTGCCTCCGCGCTGGCAGCGCTGATCGCGCTTTCGGCCTGTGGACAGCAATCTGGCGCGCCCACGCCTGACACAAAACCGAAGGCGGAAACCAAAGACGAGAGCAAGACCATACGCCAGTCGGCCTGCCGTGCCGACCGGTTTGAGGATATCCCTCTCACCGTCTGCGAAGCGGACCCCGCCCGCCACCGGATACGCATGGATCTGGGCCCCGGCGATAGCGATGGCGATGACAATGACGATGGCAAACCGTACCGTAGTCTGGCCACTTTCGCCGCGAACCACGCGCTGATCGCATCGCGTATGGCTTTCGTCGTCAATGGCGGCATGTTCGACGAACAGGGGCAACCGGTTGGCTATTACGTTGAGGGTGGAAAAGAACGCAAAGCGCTGAACCGCAACGAAGGGCCCGGCAATTTCCACCTTCTCCCTAACGGGATATTCTACGGCACCGGCGGAAAATGGGCGGTCCAGGCGACAGAAGACTTCGCCGCGCTGGAAGGCCCCGCCCCAGATTTCGCCACGCAATCCGGTCCGATGCTGGTGATCGATGGCAAATTGCACCCGGACATCACAACCGACGGCATGTCCACCAACATTCGCAACGGCGTGGGCGTCGACAAACAGGGGCACGCGTTCTTCGTCATGTCGGATGGCCCGCTGTCGTTCGGCAAGCTTGCCCGTTATTTTCGGGATAAACTGAAAACACCCAACGCGCTCTATCTGGATGGCAAAGTCTCCGCACTTTGGGATCCCGCGACAGGGCGGCTCGACAGCACGGCGCCACTCGGCCCCTTGATCGTTGTCGAACAATCGGGGAAAGGCACACCATGA
- the trpD gene encoding anthranilate phosphoribosyltransferase, whose translation MTRLPDPQHPLEELEAEAAFSAILEAQVPDDDVIAFLVALSDRGETANEIAGAARAMRTRMIPVHAPANAIDVCGTGGDGHHTLNVSTAVSIIVAACGVPVAKHGNRAASSKAGAADTLEALGLNLDRAAETAEATLNDIGICFLFAAKHHPAMGRIMPIRKAIGRRTIFNLMGPLANPAGVRRQLVGIARPAYVPIYAEALLKLGTDHSLVVSGDEGLDELSLAGGSELAEIRDGEIAMRRIAPQDAGLPVAPIDAIRGGDPAHNAAALRRLLQGEQGPYRDAVLFNAAGALVIAGEAENWREGVEEAAEAIDKGLAKALLDCWIAACH comes from the coding sequence ATGACACGTCTTCCCGATCCCCAACACCCCCTCGAAGAACTGGAAGCCGAAGCGGCATTCAGCGCGATTCTCGAAGCGCAGGTTCCGGACGACGATGTGATCGCATTTCTCGTCGCCCTGTCCGACCGGGGTGAAACCGCCAATGAAATCGCCGGGGCGGCTCGCGCCATGCGCACCCGCATGATTCCGGTCCATGCCCCCGCCAACGCGATCGACGTCTGCGGCACGGGTGGCGACGGGCATCATACGCTGAACGTTTCGACGGCCGTGTCCATCATTGTGGCGGCCTGCGGCGTACCGGTGGCCAAGCACGGCAACCGCGCGGCTTCGTCAAAGGCCGGGGCGGCCGATACGCTCGAGGCACTCGGCCTCAATCTCGACCGTGCGGCCGAAACGGCCGAAGCGACCCTGAACGATATCGGCATATGCTTTCTCTTCGCGGCGAAGCATCATCCGGCGATGGGGCGAATCATGCCGATCCGCAAGGCTATCGGCCGACGCACGATCTTCAACCTGATGGGGCCGCTGGCTAATCCCGCGGGTGTACGGCGCCAACTGGTGGGTATTGCCCGCCCCGCCTATGTGCCCATCTATGCGGAAGCCCTGCTCAAACTGGGGACGGATCATTCGCTGGTCGTTTCGGGCGATGAGGGGCTGGACGAACTGAGCCTTGCAGGGGGTAGCGAACTGGCAGAAATCCGCGATGGCGAAATCGCCATGCGCCGGATTGCGCCGCAGGACGCCGGTCTTCCCGTCGCGCCGATCGATGCCATTCGCGGGGGTGATCCGGCACACAATGCCGCTGCACTGCGCCGCCTGCTACAGGGTGAACAAGGGCCCTATCGCGATGCGGTTCTGTTCAATGCCGCTGGCGCTCTGGTCATTGCCGGCGAGGCCGAGAACTGGCGCGAAGGCGTTGAAGAGGCAGCAGAAGCGATCGACAAGGGGCTGGCTAAGGCCCTGCTGGATTGCTGGATCGCGGCCTGCCACTAG
- the trpC gene encoding indole-3-glycerol phosphate synthase TrpC, translating into MTDKLTEICDTKRDEVAVRKTFNTIADLDAQASRQTAPRGFRKALEAKANGGFGLIAEIKKASPSKGLIRPDFRPAEHALAYEHGGAACLSVLTDAPYFQGHEDFLMDARAACTLPVLRKDFMVDPWQVAEARAIGADAILIIVAALDDGVMAEIEAAALERGMDVLVEVHNEEEMARAARLRSRLIGVNNRDLKRFVTDLGTTERLAPLAPEGTLLVSESGINSHDDILRMERSGIRCFLVGESLMRQADVTAATRALLGL; encoded by the coding sequence ATGACCGACAAACTGACTGAAATCTGCGACACCAAACGCGACGAAGTGGCTGTCCGTAAGACGTTCAACACGATTGCGGATCTCGATGCACAGGCAAGCAGGCAAACCGCGCCGCGCGGCTTCCGCAAGGCGCTGGAAGCAAAAGCCAATGGCGGGTTCGGCCTGATTGCGGAAATCAAGAAGGCCAGCCCGTCAAAAGGGCTGATCCGCCCCGATTTCCGGCCTGCCGAACACGCGCTGGCCTATGAACACGGCGGCGCGGCCTGCCTGTCAGTGCTGACCGATGCCCCCTATTTTCAGGGGCACGAGGATTTCCTGATGGATGCCCGTGCCGCCTGCACCCTGCCTGTCCTGCGCAAGGATTTCATGGTTGATCCGTGGCAGGTGGCCGAAGCCCGGGCGATCGGGGCCGACGCCATCCTGATCATCGTCGCTGCGCTGGATGACGGCGTGATGGCCGAGATCGAAGCGGCAGCGCTCGAACGCGGGATGGATGTGCTGGTCGAAGTGCATAACGAGGAAGAGATGGCGCGCGCCGCCCGGCTCCGATCGCGCCTGATCGGCGTCAACAACCGCGATCTGAAACGGTTTGTGACCGATCTCGGCACGACCGAACGGCTCGCCCCCCTCGCCCCCGAAGGCACGCTTCTGGTCAGCGAAAGCGGGATCAACAGCCATGACGACATCCTGCGCATGGAACGCTCGGGCATCCGGTGTTTCCTTGTCGGTGAAAGCCTGATGCGGCAGGCGGACGTGACCGCCGCCACCCGAGCCCTGCTGGGTCTTTAA
- a CDS encoding anthranilate synthase component II codes for MILVIDNYDSFTWNLVHYLMELGAEVEVVRNDALSAAQAVATGASGFLISPGPCTPNEAGISLDLVGACADAGKPLLGVCLGHQSIGQYFGGTVQRGGLMHGKTSPVTHDGTGVFANVPSPFIATRYHSLIVTDIPDVLAVNATADDTHVMGFRHRELPIHGVQFHPESIATEHGHDLLANFMAICGLKAVARA; via the coding sequence ATGATCCTCGTCATCGACAACTACGACAGCTTCACCTGGAATCTGGTCCACTACCTTATGGAACTGGGGGCCGAGGTCGAAGTCGTCCGCAACGACGCGCTCAGCGCAGCACAGGCCGTCGCAACCGGCGCCAGCGGCTTTCTCATCTCGCCCGGGCCCTGCACCCCCAACGAGGCGGGAATCAGCCTCGATCTGGTGGGGGCCTGCGCCGATGCGGGCAAGCCACTGCTGGGCGTATGTCTGGGGCACCAGTCGATCGGGCAGTATTTTGGCGGCACGGTGCAACGCGGCGGGCTGATGCATGGGAAGACCAGCCCGGTCACCCATGACGGCACGGGCGTGTTTGCCAACGTGCCTTCGCCATTTATCGCAACACGCTATCATTCACTGATTGTCACCGACATTCCGGATGTTCTGGCGGTCAACGCCACGGCGGACGATACCCATGTGATGGGCTTCCGCCACCGCGAACTGCCGATCCACGGCGTGCAGTTCCACCCCGAAAGCATTGCCACCGAACACGGGCATGACCTGCTGGCCAACTTCATGGCGATCTGCGGACTCAAGGCAGTGGCGCGGGCATGA
- the lexA gene encoding transcriptional repressor LexA, whose amino-acid sequence MLTAKQHELIRFIQVRLEETGISPSFEEMKEALDLKSKSGVHRLISALEERGFIRRLPNRARALEVLKQPDDVTTAVRTPAASVPAANDIVARTAQPPATPPFAANDVIELPLHGRIAAGIPIEALETHATLPVPAALLGSGEHYALEVSGDSMIEAGIFDGDFALVKRTDTARDGEIVVALVRNEEATLKYLRREGGKIRLDPANASYEPQIYEPHEVIVQGKLAGLLRRYH is encoded by the coding sequence ATGCTTACGGCCAAGCAGCATGAGTTGATCCGTTTCATTCAGGTCCGACTGGAAGAAACGGGCATATCCCCTTCTTTCGAAGAAATGAAAGAAGCGCTCGATCTCAAGTCGAAATCGGGTGTGCACAGGCTGATTTCCGCTCTGGAAGAACGGGGCTTCATTCGTCGCCTGCCCAATCGGGCCCGTGCGCTGGAAGTGCTCAAGCAGCCGGACGATGTGACCACCGCAGTGCGCACGCCCGCCGCCAGCGTGCCTGCCGCCAACGATATCGTGGCGCGTACGGCCCAACCTCCGGCAACCCCGCCTTTCGCCGCCAACGATGTAATCGAACTGCCCCTGCATGGCCGCATTGCCGCGGGTATCCCGATCGAGGCGTTGGAAACCCATGCCACCCTTCCCGTCCCTGCCGCCCTGCTTGGCAGCGGCGAACACTACGCTCTCGAAGTCTCGGGCGATTCGATGATCGAAGCGGGCATTTTCGATGGCGATTTCGCACTGGTGAAACGCACCGATACGGCGCGTGACGGGGAAATCGTGGTCGCGCTTGTCCGCAACGAAGAAGCCACCCTGAAGTATCTGCGTCGCGAAGGCGGCAAGATCCGGCTCGATCCCGCCAACGCATCCTACGAACCGCAAATCTATGAACCGCATGAAGTGATCGTCCAGGGCAAACTCGCCGGGCTTTTGCGCCGTTATCACTGA